The following coding sequences lie in one Arachis hypogaea cultivar Tifrunner chromosome 4, arahy.Tifrunner.gnm2.J5K5, whole genome shotgun sequence genomic window:
- the LOC112796667 gene encoding vesicle-associated membrane protein 721 yields MGQKSLIYAFVSRGTVVLAEYTEFSGNFNTIAFQCLQKLPSSNNKFTYNCDSHTFNFLVDNGFTYCVVADDSAGRQVPIAFLERVKDDFVSKYGASDKAGANAAANSLNKEFGPKLKEHMQYCIDHPEEISKLAKVQNQVSEVKGVMMENIEKVLDRGEKIELLVDKTENLHNQAQDFRTSGTKIRRKMWLQNMKMKLIVLAILIVLILVIVLSVCHGFKCGK; encoded by the exons ATGGGACAGAAATCTCTGATCTACGCCTTCGTCTCTCGCGGAACCGTGGTTCTTGCAGAGTACACTGAATTCAGCGGCAACTTCAACACCATCGCCTTCCAGTGCCTCCAGAAGCTTCCTTCCTCCAACAACAAGTTCACCTACAACTGCGACAGCCACACCTTCAACTTCCTCGTCGACAATGGCTTCA CTTACTGTGTTGTTGCGGATGATTCTGCTGGAAGGCAGGTTCCTATTGCGTTTCTGGAGCGAGTGAAGGATGATTTTGTTTCCAAATATGGTGCCTCCGATAAGGCCGGTGCTAATGCTGCCGCCAACAGCCTTAACAAGGAGTTTGG GCCGAAATTGAAGGAGCATATGCAGTACTGCATCGATCACCCTGAGGAGATAAGCAAGCTTGCCAAGGTTCAGAATCAGGTCTCTGAAGTTAAGGGTGTCATGATGGAAAATATTGAAAAG GTTCTGGACAGGGGAGAAAAGATAGAGCTTCTAGTTGACAAGACTGAGAACCTTCATAATCAG GCACAAGACTTTAGGACTTCAGGGACCAAAATTCGTAGAAAAATGTGGCTGCAGAACATGAAGATGAAGCTGATTGTATTGGCAATTTTGATAGTCCTGATCCTCGTAATTGTCCTTTCCGTCTGCCATGGATTCAAGTGTGGAAAATAA
- the LOC112796669 gene encoding peptidyl-prolyl cis-trans isomerase FKBP17-1, chloroplastic, with amino-acid sequence MITERCYSASATCASFSPPYIIRDNNFKHQPCNKFTLCSATSSSTSTAISITKRRSLYVSLICTTLSSFIFSLAPASSSSLSPSSKFPISEFYELPNSSGLKVLDLLLGSGDEVPSDGDRVAIHYYGRLAAKQGWRFDSTYDHKDENGDPNPFVFVLGSGKVIDGIEMAVRSMKVGGIRRVIIPPSLGYQSTSQEPIPPNFFDRQRLFTTIFNPTRLANGEGSTLGTLIFDIELVSLRHQ; translated from the exons ATGATAACAGAACGGTGTTACTCTGCAAGTGCAACATGTGCTAGTTTCTCTCCACCTTACATTATTAGAGATAACAACTTTAAACACCAACCATGTAACAAGTTTACTCTATGTTCAGCAACATCTTCATCTACATCTACTGCCATATCTATAACTAAAAGAAGATCTTTATATGTGTCTCTCATCTGCACCACTTTATCTTCATTCATATTCTCACTTGCTCCTGCTtcatcctcttctctctctccttcctccAAGTTCCCCATATCAGAATTCTATGAGCTCCCCAATTCCAGTGGACTTAAGGTCTTAGACCTCCTTCTTGGTTCCGGTGATGAAGTTCCTTCTGATGGAGACAGG GTTGCAATACATTACTATGGTAGACTAGCAGCAAAACAAGGGTGGCGCTTTGATTCAACCTATGACCATAAAGATGAGAATGGTGATCCTAATCCCTTTGTCTTTGTTCTTGGGAGTGGCAAG GTTATAGATGGAATTGAGATGGCAGTGAGATCAATGAAAGTAGGTGGTATCCGAAGAGTCATCATACCTCCATCCCTTGGATATCAAAGCACATCACAGGAACCAATTCCACCCAAT ttctTTGACAGGCAGAGGCTGTTCACAACCATATTTAATCCAACTCGTCTTGCTAATGGAGAAGGCTCCACTTTAGGGACACTTATATTTGACATTGAACTGGTTAGCCTGAGGCATCAATGA